The Triticum aestivum cultivar Chinese Spring chromosome 6D, IWGSC CS RefSeq v2.1, whole genome shotgun sequence genomic sequence CTCATGTTACCCAAAGAAAGAGGGGGGAGGGATTAGAAGAGACTCAGGTCGCCTACGCGACGGAAGATGAGCAGGGGAAGAtggagggagccgccgccgtcggggCTCCGGCGGGACTGGATGGAGGGGAGGGCAAGGAAGGAGTAGGAGAGTTACCTATCAAGTGCTTTCTCTGAATAAAAACCACTATTGTGTTTTCTGCATCATATTGTACGGCACTGAACCAAGCAACTGGAATTGACAATGTAATGAGCCATTGCCCTTTTAGTAAGGTAAATATCATCCCTATGACTATAACCAATAGCAGGCACCAAAGTAAACATCTATGAAGGACTGTACACACACTAAGAAAGGCACTAAGAAATTGTTAATACAAAAACCAAAATACTGATCCGACCTTGATCTCTAATTACAATTGCAGCACACATTTGACAATATATTTCCATCAAGGATTATCTTTGTTTTGCATAATAAAGTAATTCTACACTTGGAATGTGTTGATACATCACCATCTATTTTTGTTATGCCAGTACAACGGTTCTGAATCCATTTGACAACAAACAATACCTAAAATGCATCAAACCTAAGTAAAATAAATGGGGGAGGGGTGCTACCTGAACACCGAGGAAACCTGCAGCAAACCGAACCACTGCCGGCTGGAAAGGTGAGGCAGAATCAACACCAAGATCTGTACCTGCAAAACAAATTAGGCAGCACACAAACAATAAATCAAGTTTGGATCCCCTGTCATGTGCTAAAACTTTGTAAGATAGTAGGAACATCTATTTATTGGTGCATCAAATCACTACTAAAAAAGCCTGAATAACCGATGGTTCAACCATGCGCAAGTACCTAAGAGTAGGCTGCTTTATCATGGAAGGAGGCATTTCACTGGTAGACATGGCAGGAGCAGCCTGATTTTAGTCGAAGAACACCTGAGATAGGACACGGTAACAACAATAAAAGAGGGAACAAATTAGCCACAGCGTACTTGTACTTCCATACACCTACAAAAAGAACACATGAATAAGGTCCGGGAACTATACTCTAAATAATTCTATAGCTGCACGAAAACTTCCAGGAGAAAAATTTGAACCCAAGCACAATGCAAGCAGCAGGACTACTGTGGGGAGTTTGGGCTGTGTCAGATGTGCCCTGCCTTCTACCGTGACCGTCTATTTTCATCCATGGATTTTACCCTAGAAACCTAGTGGGGAGCTAGCAAGAAGTGTGCGCTTCTAGATAAGCCCGGTGGCGAACGGGATACAGTCAAACACCATAAATGGTAAAATGGGTACTGTGATAAACCTACACATCCACTACAAAAATGACAGCAAAGCTAGATAAATCTGTGCATAAACTGATAATGCTTGACATAGTAAGAGATACATGTGTAGCCTGACAGTATATACAGCAGGGCTCACAGAATATTGAAATTACAAATGAATTGTTAATTTTAGCCTTTTAATTGGAAAtattgaaagaaaaaaaatctccgAAGACACCCTTTTCGGCAGTGTTCACATGCATAGAATAACAAAAATAACAATATTAACAGTCTATAGATACTGCACTAACCAACAATACTCCAATTAAGCTAATAATGTATCTCTTTGTCCAGATCATGAAGCAGAgaataaaagacttgtatgcactAATGTATACCTCTAATTAACCACTACATGGCACTTATACATTTCTGCATAAATCATGCATCCATCCGCGACTTCAAATGAACCTTAACTGCCATAGTATCTAAAAAGCTTCAATatcattgaaacaatatcttccaTCACTTGAACTGCCCAAAGGTGAAAGCCATTTATTTCAGGATAAAAAGGTGTGAATCGACGAAATCATCATAATAATCCAGTTCACTTGGGACATACCTGCAGTTTCAGAGAACAATGAAGCAgtcaaatataaataacaaatctCAAATTACTGAAACATCAGTTTCACATGATAATCCAGTGAATCTAGGTATATAAATAGTACAAGTAAACTGAAGAATATATCTCAAAAAGAAACAAGATCACCAGATCTGGGGCATCAATGTACAAATAAACTGAAGAATATATGTTAAAAAGAAACTGAAGAATATATCTCAAAATAGAAAAGGAAGGTAAATAAAGAGAAATTTCTATGGACATATTTTCATGTACTCACCTCTCCTTCATCAAGTCCTACATGAGCACGCAATCGCTTCCTAGAATTAATAACTTTCCTGTAAATGATGAGGCACCCACTACGCAGAGCGACCTGAATATCCCATCTTGACAGATACCTGCAATAGAAGAGTTCCGACTTGTTATGTATGAGACAGGGATATCATATTGTAATGCACTGCATCCATTTACAACCCCGCTAGTTCAGTGTGGCGACTGGTGAGGCCAACAATAACACTGCTGCTACAAGCTGAAACCATGTCCTGAATTTCATATATCGACTGACACGTCTTTCAACAGTTATAGAACATGTTGATCACCCTTTATATTTGATTTTTTTGTCAGTTTCTTTTACTTATTTAGTAATACTTTGCTCAACTTCATACAATAACCATGGTAGGTTGCACCGATTATCCCAAAAAAGACACGGTTATGTAGCGGTGCTCTGGACTCTGGAGATTTCTACCAAGATTGAAGACAACATATCAGCAATTTGGCATAGTTTAGGAGCATATAGAGTATTACATAGGGAATCTGCTGCTACAAAAGCCAACATCTTAGCCTCCAGGACATGGGCAACCACCTTGCCTGCACTGAAGTGCCCAACGCAAACTGCTGGCACATTTCAGCAAACATCTGGCATGCAGCTAAACAATGGCGCCAGGCACTGGCAACGGCATCGAGACATGCAATCCCAACACGAGAACCCACATAGACACACAAGCAGGATTCTTCCAAGCTCTGCCAGCTCACCTGACGATCTCTGGGCGCTCGCACCCAAAGCAGAAGCAGGCGGTGCGGATGAGGTTTGACTCCTTGGACGGAGCACCAAAGCCGCCCAGAACTCTGGCGACGCGACCTCCCGGCACACCTTCTTCAGGTCCAGTTGCGCCTCCCCTGCCTCGACGACCTGCACGCCTCCCCCGTTCTTGGTGAGGTCCAGCATAGTGGTTGGGCCGGAGGAGTTGATGGAGATGGAGCACAACACCAAGCCTCTGCCCCGCGTTGCGCAAGCTCGGCTCGCCGCCCCCATGGGGCGCGGGTGGTTGTGCTCACCCTCGTACGTCGCCTCTACCACCGAGCTGTCCTCCGCGCTTCTCTGCACCTGCACCACCATGGATCGCACCAAGAAATCAGTGACATAGCACAAGCTTTTCAGACCGTACAAGTACCAGATGGTGCTGCAGCTCAATGCTCGTCAAATTGGGTGGAGTTTGTAGGATACCTTCTTGACAGGGAAGCCTCCGCCCAATTCGACACAGCGGCACAAATTCACACAGCAGCACCTGCACATGACCGCATCCAGGCATCAGATCCAAAAAATCACCTTTATCTCTCACCAGATCCATCTACTTATCCAACAACACCAGTCTAAAGGGGCACACCAAAGCACCAAAGCATCTCCAGCGGTACTCCTAACTATCATATGACTACTCATCCAACAACATCAATCAAAAGGGGCACACCAAAGCACCAAAGCATCTCTAGAGTTACTCCTAATTGCCGTATGACCTCAAGACTATACCTCTCCTTGACAACAAATGCATACTTCAGAAAAAAATGCTTCTAGATCTAAAGCTCCCCTGGACAGCAAACTAACAAAATAAGATACCTCCGAAGAGCCCCTTCCTTGGAACCTAGCTAGAGCAGTAAAGAAATAAGAAACAACAACTCCTGTACAAAAACATAGCCTTCCTGCATGCAAAAAGGAACAAACCCAccagggttcctaccaatgtccagCCAAGAATAAAAGGCATATGTCCACACCCCACTAAAAACAAGCACAAATTCTTTTGTCCCTTACCAGAATCAAGACAAAAAAGAAAAGAGTACAAAAAACACATGGCCATACATGTATACATCCAACCTAGAATAGAAGAATAGTGAaaataaggaggaggagaagggttgAACCACTGATCAGTGAAGGCCAGATAGAAGGATGCACTGGTGACAATGGACGATATCTTCAGCAAATGGAATCCACTACAGGTTGAGTAACAACTGGAATTTGATACATGAGCACTTCCTGCAAAATTGAAGAACAACACACATAAGAAGACAAAAGTAAAGCCAGATCTGCCTCTCCATGAACACCAAAACAAATCCATCTGGTTTTCTATTCCACGCCCAAGCGACCTGAAATCTCTAGCTTTAGGGAGGAGAAGGGGGGAGAGGGACCTGTAGGTCTAGTAGGCGCGGTAGGAGGGTGATGCAGTGCAGGAGGGCCCGGACGGTGTCGGGGAGGACCAACCGGCGGCGCAGGTGCAGCGCCGGCGTCCATGGCGACCATGACGCTATGTTTATCCCGGGCTCGAGCTCGCCACGGCCGCTGGCGCGCTCACCAACGCGTCCACACGCCCGAGCTAGCTCGAGATCCATCGCGCTCACCATCGAGCCACCGCGCCCGGACCCGGCCCGCCCCTCGACCCTGAGCTTGGATGGGCAGGGCGAGGGGGgcgcgggaggggagaggaggcggcggcgaggtgggaggagcggggcgcgggggaggagaggaggcggcggcgagcgggacggccgggcgaggcggcggggcgggcgaGCCAGCGGGGCGAGCGGCTGGGAAGGGGAGACGAGAGGAGGCGGCTAGGGATCTACGGGAGCTGATAAGATTTTATACCCAAAAGTGAAATGACTAAAATGCCCTTGGGGGGCACTGATTTTACACGCGGTGGCACGGCCAGGCGATGGCATGGCGACGCGGACGGCCAGGGTCGCTGCGAGCTCGATCGGATGGTTAGAATTGGTCCACTCGGAGATCCGACGGCCAGGACGCGCTCGGGAAGACGATCGGACGGCTGCGAGGGCACATGGCCTGAGATTGCTTCATTTTGGTTCAAACGAATTGGTCCACTCGGAGATCCGACGGCCAGGACGCGCTCGGGAAGACGATCGGACGGCCGCGAGGGCACATGGCCTGAGATTGCTTCATTTTGGTTCAGACTCTAACAATGGGATGCACCCACCCCCTAAAAAACATTATGCAACCCCGGGGCTCGATCCGAgtcttttttggtttttttggtccATTGAACCTAGGTGCCTGCATATTTATGCACCCCCTCAGATCGATCCGAGTCTCTCTTTTTTTTAGCGGTTATTTTATGGCTGGGACCAATCCGAATCGGAAGCTGCATCGATCATCCAGGCCTTCGGGCCTAGCCCCTATTAGGTGCATCCATCTAGGCCTTGGGGCCTAGCCCCTATTAGGTCCAGTCTATTTAGAGGATGGTTAATACTaggaaaattgcccgtgcgttACAGCGGGAGAAATAAATCACCACACATCTCAAAATGGCTCATTCATGTTGTCATCTATTTTTGTCATCATCATCCGTAGTGGTCATATTGTCCACCTATTCGTGACGAACATGATCAGTCTCAATGCCTTGAGGTTGGTCATCACACTCTAGCACACCTTTTTGCAAGTCCTCCCTGCATGGACTTGTAATTTTGCCGACTCATAATGATGGTGGAGCATAGACGAACAGATTTTTATTCACTGCAATTTAAAACTAAAAAAAGGTGTACATTAGGAATAATCTTCTTGCTATCATCCAAACAAATCTTCTAGTTGATTTGTATTTCCCAAAGCGATAGTATATGCATAGGCGGATCATTTGCCTACTGCAGACAAGTATATCAAAATAATCTacatacatgtttaatattttgtTGGACAAAATATGTTAAGACTGCGCAATGTGGAAAATAAAACAATTTAATGTTCAAAGAAATATGGAAAATAGAAATAATGGAACCTTTGTCTTGGGGAATATTGTGACCCTCGTAAGTCAATTCGTTCAAAATTATGGTCATATTATGTGATGCATAAGCTAGTTCGTTGGAGAGATGCAAATTAAAACATCTTAGCTTGAGAATTTCTATGTATAGTAATACATATCAGTCTCTTTGTTTATTGAGTGCAGAACCGTGCACACTACAACCACGTTGGGAATTGAACAAACATATGCACATAACTAAAATTTATACCGCAAAAATAATAGATAAGTAATCCAGATGCAACTGAAACACCATGAGGAATGTACATGTCCCTAGATCTAATAGCAATTGTTTTAAGGGCACTCACTGCAAATGTAATCGGTATGAGGTTATGAGGTCATGACAACTGAAACAGATTAGAGTAAATCAACCAAATGAAGTGATCATCATATCATCAAAAATCGTTCCAACGATGCCAGGTTCCAGCTCAACTATAGGTGGATGGTGTGCAAAGCTATTATATGTCAGAAGAGTGAACCGTGGATCTCCATAGATTGGTCTAGTTGAGCATCAAAACAATGTCTGTGATGTCAACATACTACATGTCCTGTGAGCTCGAAGGCACCATCCAAGATGAAAAAAAGTTCCTTGCTGCATAGTTTTCCTTTTTGGTCCTGCTACATATCTTAAATTAATAATTAATATTAATCATAGTTGAACATGGCAGCACCTCCCATTCCATCTTAGCCATGAACCAGAACCACATGTTCAGAGACCCATTTGCAACTATCTAAGGTAATCGGACACCTCTGATCACAGTCCTCCTGCTTCTCTTCCTATCTTCATTCATGTCCCCACACAAgccctctttcttcttctcttgttcTTTTTTTTCACGTGTCAATCCACAACACCACGGAACCATCACCCCGACCCAAGCCAGCCAGCCCATGCACATGTATGTCCCAACAAGCCCCTCTCTTTGTTCTTTTTTTTTCACCCAGCCACATATCATCTCGACCAGCGCCTcactctttgttttttttcttgtcTTGGGCTGCTTGATGATTCTTTTGAAACTCCGGCCTATATAAATTGGTGGATTTTAATACAAAGGGCCGATGTGGGAATATTTATTTGTGCATCTAACTTTCTTTAGAAGAATTTGTGCATCCAACTCAGTATTCGTGCGTGACCGTGGGCTAGGAT encodes the following:
- the LOC123143755 gene encoding WRKY transcription factor WRKY62, whose protein sequence is MVAMDAGAAPAPPVGPPRHRPGPPALHHPPTAPTRPTGSAHVSNSSCYSTCSGFHLLKISSIVTSASFYLAFTDQWCCCVNLCRCVELGGGFPVKKVQRSAEDSSVVEATYEGEHNHPRPMGAASRACATRGRGLVLCSISINSSGPTTMLDLTKNGGGVQVVEAGEAQLDLKKVCREVASPEFWAALVLRPRSQTSSAPPASALGASAQRSSGICQDGIFRSLCVVGASSFTGKLLILGSDCVLM